TTACTCCATACACAGTCCAAAAAAGAGTTAGATTAACTAACAACCTACACATTGACACCTCTAAAAAGGCGGATCCAAAAAATCAGCAACCAGTTAGTCACTAAATGCATAGAACTGATCCAACCACCTCGGGTGACCAGCGACaaagacaaattttttttatgtattataattggttaaacataatattttagaCTCTTGTTgtaagaaacaaacataaatatgaattttttttatcactaAATTTAGTTAATAGTTAATTTTAAGATGGACCTATGACATATGTCATATCCCCTGGAACCGGCACTGGCGGCAACATAGGACTGGATAAGTTCTAAGTTCCTCTCTGATTGTGGTCCAAGAACCAATCCTTAACTCCCACGCTTCAAAAGCCTGCAATTCTCTCTTGATCTCTCCTGCTTCATATTGCAATGCAGGCCACAAGATTGACTTTTCAATTGCTTCAATTAAATTTCCAAAAGTTGAAACAAACTTGACCTTCTTCTTTCTCAAACTCTTCATGTTTTCCATAACCCACAACCATAACTGCAATTTTTCTTCTCCCACCGATTTCACCTCCGAAAAAGCTCGTTTGCTATGCTCCAAGACTTTACCCTTCTCGTCTTTTACAATCCAGGAGGCTTCCATGTTCTTACCTCGGCTTGACCAGTCCATATCAAATTCACATTGAACCCAACCAACGGAGACATTCTGTTCAAAGCTTGGAACTTCAGCACAACTCACATTCGCCTCTGTTAACTTCATTCCAATCTGAACTTGTTGGGCTAAAAACCAAGAATCTGCTTCTTCTTTTGCTTTCCTCACTATTTCATCTGCCTCAAAAAATTTCTCTTCAAACATAAATGTATTTCTATGCTTCCACAAATACCACAGTAGCCAAGGTCAGCTACGCAAGGTATCAAGCCCACTCATGCCATCATTTCTCAATCTTAAAAGGTATGAGATGTTCTCATAGACCGAGGATTCACTGAAGCCATTTCTGGGAGAGGGAATATTGGAGAGAGCCCAACATATCCTAGCTAGATGGCAGCTAAAAAGCACATGGTTAACTGATTCTCCTTCAAAGCCACATAGCTGATATCTATCATCACATTTTAACCATCTCTCCATCAAACATTCAACAACTGGAAGCGCTTGCGATATAGCTTTCCAGataaaaatcttaattttttggGCCGTCCGAAGCTTCCAAGAGTTAGCTTTAAGGATATTGACCGACGGGGAAGCCTCAATTACCCTACGCAGATCCTTGGTTTTTTCTTGAGCTGCCAACCAGTATCCAGATTTCACTGAATAAGCTCCAGATTTGTTGTATTTCTAGGCCCAAAAGTCCTCCTTGGAAGTCACTGGTTGGTTCTTGAGCAGTATCTGAATGTCCGAAAGTACAAAAACCTCCTCTAAAGCCTGAGTGTTCCATCTTCTACTCTGAAAGTCTATCAGCTCCCTTACTCTCAGGTTAACATTAAACGTAATGTTCTTTATCCAAGGGGCTCGTAAGCCATACCCGTCCTTTTCATCTTCAATCCACTTCTCAGTCCAAACTGAGATCGAATTCCCATCACCAACCCTTTTCTGTATGCCCTTAACGAGAAGATCCCTTCCAAAAAGCAGACTTCTCCAAGCAAAAGATGGTCTCTGTCCCACTTTGGCTTCCAAAAAACCTGAATGAGAAAAGTATCCGCTCTTGAGAAGCTGAGCCAACAAACAATGAGGAGAAGAGAGCACTTTCCACGCCTGTTTTGCCAAAAGGGTTTGATTAAAAGCCTCCAAATCTCTGAAGCCCATTCCTCCACTTTCCTTTGGCAAACAGAGTTTATCCCAGGAGATCCAGTGAATTTTTCTGAGATGAGCATCCGATCCCCACCAGAAATTAGCCATCACATTTGAGATATTAGCACAGATCATTTTCGGAAGCTTGAAAACTGACATTGCGAAGACATGCAGAGCATAGACCGCTGTCTTCAGTAAAATCTCTTTCCCTCCTTGTGATAACTTCCTAAGATACCACACATTCAGTCTGCCATTAACCCTCCCTTTTAGGTAAGCGAAGAGCTCAATTTTTGAACCACTAAAACATTCAGGTAGCCCTAAATACTTGCTCGATCCTCCTTCATTGTACTTTATCTTTCTATGGAATGAAAGTGATTTTATAATAGTAGTTATGgacaaaaaatcagaaaaaccGAAGAATCGAATCCGatccaaaaaaattagtaaCGAATCCAAATCGAAATTGAATAAATATCCGAAATAAATATCCGAAGGGGTTCAACTAAAACCGAATCCGATCTGAACTGAAGTATTCCAGGTATCTGAAATAGATTTCTATACTccctatataaatatattttagatttaatgtctattaaaagcatccaaaatatataagatatttttaaattatctaaaatacttaaaaatatatacaaatagtcaaaagtaaatatctaaaatagctaaaatatattcaaaatactaaaatatttgaaatatgtattgATTATCTAtctaaatattcaaaccaaatcaaattatatgctaagtttaggtattttaacatctattctattaaaactgaagcaCAATTAGTACTTAAGTACTTAACTCTAAGTTTTCCTTAATAATTACCAACTTCTGCTACTCAATCTTAATTattagataaattaaataaaatttcagcCCAATTTTCTTTACTTCATTTTGCCAAAGCCCATAAAAAATGTGATGAAAATCTATAATTATATGGGCTGATATTATGAATTATACAATATAATTTATACTAATTATTACAAagctttatattttgaatagtTTTTTGATGTTTACACTATCAAAAACGCGTATACTACAATAATACACGATTTATTAGTATTTAATTCATATGCACATATTGTAAACATTTATAACATTTTGGTTGTAATGCATTAGATAACCTGTTCTGTTTTagtgattttatatttaaatcataGTACAATTTAAGTAATCCAAAGCTGTTACTATGTTTTTGTTATCACCTTTTTGCTTACGTACGCGAAAAATTAGAAATATGAGaaaatattaactattaaaACCAAAGGTGTAAATAtgtaaacaatatatttaatctattaaattaaaatcCTATGATTTTTTaagtatgattttttatttagaccattccttaaatttttttatcaaattacacataatttaattacaatatcttttaatatcttgatcctttatttgaaatacaaaaaaaatatagtgtcattttagtaattttacttATAGAACTAACCTTATTTTCAACAGATTTATTCCATCTTCTATTTCATTATTTTCATTCATCctaactattttattaattaaattattataacaatatatcacataattaattatattgccataataaaaatattgagatttttatctattagttaatcaacattaactttgtaCCATTTATAAAATCGAAATGTAAAATAACCAgattttgcatatggttaaaaGTTTGGTTTAGTctattttggtatttttatcttaatttcaATCGGTGAAAAATTATGCAGTCAAACACATAATTCAAAAACGTAGTCTATGTgaacaaaataataacttaaattaaaataataaaaacatattatatatattgccACTTTATCGGGTAtcagatttttttggttttgaagttAGGTCCCTttttgatattataaatttatgtgtgagtTTCGAGTTGGGTCCTCTCGAGTTTAGATGGTTCGGTTCTGATGTatagaaaactaaaaatatcaaaataactaatatatctGAAACGAGTTCAgaatatttgtaccaaaaataactatattattCGATTCAATCTgatcttttgaaaaaaattaattatatagcgacacatctaaaatatataacactaatcatgaaaaataaatattaatttataaaataaaataaccaatacCCGCGCGGACGCGTGGATCAAGCTCTAgtatgtaattaaatttgtatgtaatatattattttctttatagataaatttaaattatataatgaattttaaaattttaaaaataattttaatgggttATCTGAACCCGagccgaacccgcaaagatccgaaccgaacccgaacgaaTACTTAAAAAAACTCGAatgaggctgaaatctttgactctaaaaacccaaaacccaaatagatccgaacccgaatgggtacccgaacgcccacttctaagagcatctccaaccattaacactattttagtgtcaaAATCACACTATTTTATTGCAATTTCAACACTAAAAACAAGTTTTTCTCCAACCATAACACTAAATTTCacactaaaactattttataatattatatgtattaagtttcttatttatcatttatttaattgtatgttttattaataaaataaataaatagtgtTTTAGTGGGATGAACATTATTTTAGTACGGTGAATAGTGTCACACTAAATTTGGTGTGAAATTTTAGTGTTACATTAAATAGCGTAATTTTTGCAGTTGGGTTTGGAGAGGTTTTGGTTAAAAGAACCGTACTAGAATAGTGTTTTGGAGCTGGGCTGGAGTTAGGGCTGGAGATGACATGAGTAGTTCTTTTAAATTCCATCTTCTCTTGTCGGGTTGTTTTGGTTGGGCCTCCAACTGTACCTAAATTAAATGATGGGCCGCGTACAAACCGTGCGTTTTACGTTGCGTGACATATATACGCCAGACTTAACATCTTGAGGGCTTCTATGTTGAAGAGAGAAACATGAATTCTAGATTGGTTAATGAGAACCCAATTGTTTACCCTAAGAAACAAGGGCGTGTTCGTACTGATCAGAGCAACACGGATGAGTACTCTGCAGAGCCAATAGACCAGCTCGAGATTTTTTATATCCTTTTTAGTTCTTAATCCGTTGCAAACATTAAAGTTTAAATTTCTCGTCGTTATGCCTATTATTTGATCAACCTATATCTTTTGTTCCTTGACGATCTACAAATCATATAAGAGACATCAAAGATCCAGAGCATTCTGAGCTTACACTAGAGGACCTCCGTGTGATTACAAAAGAATCTGTTGAAGTTGATGACGCCAAGAGTTACGTTAGGTAAACAACCAAGAAAGTTAAGTGGGAATTTACTTCTTTTTCTTCAGTCCAGTCTGCTAAATTGTGGTGTCTTTTTATTCAGAGTTACACTCACGCCAACTCTTCCACATTGTCACGTCCCCCACCTTATTGGCCTTTGTATCTACTCAAAACTTCTTAAAAGCCTTCCTACTCGATTCAAGGTTACAAGGATCGGTTGCGATTGAAAATTAATCTGTTTCTTTAATAATCATCAGAGTCGTTAGGGCTGACTGAATGTGATTAATTCTCTTTATTGATTTTGTGCATATTTATGTTCAGGTCGATGTTAGAGTGGCACCAGGGAGTCACGCAACGGAGGCTGCAGGTACAATATTTCAGACTGCTCTTGTTAAACCAGTTTGGGTATGTAGTTGAGATCAAAGTTTCAGACTGATTATTAAATTGGTGAAAATTTGCAGTCAATAAACAATTAGGAGATAAGGAGCGTATAGCGGCAGCACTTGAGAGTCCCTACTTTGTGGATCTTTTCAACTAATGCTTACAAATATGTGATTTTGGACCCATCTAGTTATGGCACATTCGTTTATGATTTAATCTTTGTCTTTAGTTTCTTATTCCAGTATCTTTATATGATTACCATACTTCAGAACTAGAGCATGTAATCTTTATTGtgattcttcagcttcattctctAATATTTAATGACAGCTTCTTGCTATTACTCGAATATCTTCAAATATCTCTCTAGACAAGTTTCTTGTTACAATTATGAACTTGGTAATTGAGGTTTCTCCTTTGAAAATATTTCTACTTGTTGTGGCAAATTAAGCAGGAATATTATGTTTTAGGTGCTAGAAAAGCAACAACAGATACAAAATAATATCACATTAGTGGAACAAGAAAGCTAATTTATGGAAATAGAAGTGATCCTCGGCTAATTAATGGAAATAGAAGTCATAGGATCGTAGCTTTGAAATATcttctaatttattttgaagATTGTCAAACTATCCTCAAAATAAGAAAACCTTCATATCATAATACAATAAGAATTACAGTAGGATTTCTTATTTTGTAATAGGTTCTAGGTAGGAACTAAATTTGCACTCAGCTCTAGCCTTGTTTTCCAATATTATAAATAAGTGATTCATTCCTTCTACATAATAGAGAAAAAATGAGCAACAAAAGCAAATGGTTTTTATCTTTGTATTTACTTTCTCGGCTAAGATCTCCATAACAATGAGCAAACCGACAATTAGCAAAGTTGATACGAACAAAGACAATTCCttgaaaaattctaataaaGTCAATGTTCTATGGGATGCATAATATGCAAAGTTCCTTTTGATTATGATCTCACAGATCTTAGAGGAAACATTGACATGTCTTGAAGCAACTCGATGAAAGTTTTGTATGTAACCCATAAACCTTTCATGTCGAGCTACGTTAAAGATCCAGACTGTCTGGACTTGTCGTAGAGAAACAAAATATCAACATGGTAAGAACTAAGAACTCGAGAACAACTGATAGTGTTTTTTTTCTAGATGAGCTGATTACTTCTTAATTTAAGGAGTTTATTCAATTAACTTAATCAATtgtgttcttctttttctttccggTAAAAACTATGAGAAGAACTAATATTGCCGACAAATATCAGATACATGAGTTATGTTTGGAAATGATCGAGAATAGTAAGCACCTCTTGATCATTGCCGGATATAGATTTCATAATTTGCATAGAGGGATTCGATCATTTGAAGaaacattaatttatttataacaaaaaaaattattaagttgAATTCGATGAAGTAGATACAATCCATTATATCCAAATAATACCAAACTAActagatattatatgtataattatatatctaattaaaaaaatatattatttaaaataaattatgtaaatgcAATCCATTATATCAGATTAGTTacatatctaattaaaataatatattacaaatATTATACTGCATGAGTGAACAGTGGAGAATCACCTAGTTCTAGATTGGTTAATGAGAACTCAATTGTTTACCTAAGTAACAAACAATGGCGTGTTCGTACTGATCACCGATGAGTACTCAGTAGAACCAAGACCAGCTcgagatttttgatattttttatgttcTTAATTCGTTACAAACATTGAATTTCTAGTCGTTATGCCTATTATTTGATCAACCTATCTTTTGTTCCTGGACGATCTACAAATCATTATAAGAGATATCATTGGAGAGCTCCGTGTGATTACATAAGAATCAGTTGAAGTTTATGATGCCAAGAGTTACATTAGGTAAGCACAAAGAAAGTTAGTGggattttcttatctttttctttAGTCGAGTCTTCTAAATTGTGGTATCTTTTTAATTATGCAGAGTTACTCTCACGCCAACTCTTCCACATTGTCACGTCCCCCACCTTATTGGCTTTTGTATCTACGCAAAACTTCTCAAAAGCCTTCCTACTCGATTCAAGGTTACAAGGATCTGTTGCGGTTGAAGATTAATCTGCTTCTTCAATAGTCATCAGAATCACTAAGGCTAACTGAAGGGTGATTAATTCtctctatttattttttgcatATTTGTTTTCGGGGTAGCACCAGGGAGTCATGCAACCGACGCTGCAGGTACAATATTTCAGACCACTCTTGTTTATAATAGTTTTGGTTTGTAGTTGGAACAAATGTTCCAGTCTGATCCTCAAATTGGTGTAAAATTGCAGTCAATAAACAACAAAGCAATAAAGATCGTATAGCAGCAGCACTTGAGAGTCCCTTCTTTGTGGCTCTGCTCAACTAATGCTTACAAATATGTGATTCTTGATTCGGTCTGATTCTCGATACTTTCTTGTTTCAGTCTCTTATCTGACAAGAACATGAGCCCTGTAGTTGATCTTTGCTGTGTTTTTTTCTTCCAGCTTCATTCTCTATTTAATCACAACTTGTACTACATGATTAGAGTCTGGACAGAGGTGTTAGTTAACCTTGAACATAAATTAGGCTCAACAAAGCATCAGTAGAGATACAAAAAGGATTGAACTAAAAAGATATTGTGtccaaatacaaaaatcatagctttaaaacatatttgaattttttttagctcatcaaagtaaaaaaaaaaagaggcaaTCGATATGAAAAACCTTTATTTGATTTTCTATTTAGTAGAGAGCTTTTACACTAATCAACCTCTTCTTCTTTTAGTCTTCTCCGTCTCATCTATAAATCCTCTGACGCTTTAATTTATCAGGAGCTGCCTGAGTTTTTCAGTGATGTCCCCAAGTCCAATAGAGGTGAAGAAGTTGATGGAGAACCTCATGTTCTTAGGATGGTCTTTGGGGAAGATTGACTCGAAAGTCTCCTCCATGGTCGGATCCTGAAGCTTCTCATTCAAAGCTCTCATCCCCATTTGCTCACAGAGTTCTTGGAAAAGAATCTTGAGAAAGATACgggaagaagatgttgtgtCTTCCTCTGTCAGACTCACATTGGCGAGTACACGCCACGGAAGAGCATCCGTGGCTAGCACGTGAGCAAAGAAAATGGCTACATTCTTCGGTTTATTCGTCTCTAGACGATGAACCGTCGCGTACTGCCGCACAAAGAGATCCTCGAAACATTCTCTGTACGTTTTGCTTCTTAGGCAGAACCTTTGTGCTAAGTGACCATAGAAAGGACGATAAGTCTTCTCCTCAGCGCAACATTCTAGGATCATAACGCATAGCTCCATCTCCTGACCTGGTTCGAGTCGGATTTGGAGCAGCTTATGCCCTGCTTCCTCGAAATTAAGAGTCGACATGATCGTCTGATAAATTGTCCTCCTCAGACTTACAAGATCAGTTTCTGTATGGTCTTGTATAAGCGTccgttcatcatcatcatcatcatcttcttgcTCGCCAAGTATGTTCCTTTTCAGaagctcatacttcttctcGTTGTGGTGGAACTCAGGGTCAGCCTTGTAGACATCAAGAGAAGTCTCAGGATCAGACTCATCATACAGAGAGATCACATGCATCACTTTCTCGTCCGAATCCACGAGATCCAACTCATCACGAACCGCTGGATAACCCTCGAAATTAGACCTCCTAAGAGCGACCAAAGACTCAATCAAACACCGAGACCTAAACTCCAAATCCCCTTCCTGAACAACCCTCCGAAAAACGTCGAAAATCACGTCGAAACGCCTCGGGGAGAGGTCAAGAAGCAAAGCTCCACACTCTCTCACAAACACAACAGCGACCTCGAGGGTGTCTTCCGTAGGCTTACGAAGAAGCATGTGTATAACCTCGAGGGCGATAATCTCGCAAGCCACTCGCTGGTTCACGAGATGCGCGAGGAACTTAACTACGGCCAGCAACAGAGGCTTGTCGCTACGTTCATAAGCCCGTCTGATCTGTAGAACCAACCTTTTCAACAAGAGATCGCCGATCGAAGGGAGCTTGGAGTTCACGACAGCGATCAAAGCGGCGATCACGTCGGTGAAGCTAGGAGAAGCGATCTGAGATTTCATGCATGATCTACACAAAAGACCTCTGCCTCTAATTAGATCCTCTTCGAAGAGCTCTAAAACTACATGACGCAGATTGTGAACGCTTACCTTGTTCACCAAGGCGTTGATTCTTCTCTTTAGCTCGTCCCATGATTCTCGCTCCGCGTCGATCGTTTTCTCCTTCCTTCTGAAAGCAGGAACATACACTCCTTCAccttccatctctctctctgaaTCGTTAGGTTTGTTTGTTAGTTTGAGTTCTgtaagctatatatatatatagccacTCTGTTtccctctctttccttttttttagtttgttttccctatttccttttcttatttgATTTTCCGCTTTTATTCCCTTTCCCTTTTTCGATAATGTAACAACTAAAAagatttatatgatattttacatgattaataataatttattatgatattgtaatttatgaaaaattgttacataaatagttttataattcataattttacatgttttataaagattcacatttttttttatgttttatggttttacgaagattcatataatataaattctctccgttctattttaattttcattttatatttgtccacacggattaagaaaacttttaattttgtatattttctaaataaagcATTATTACCTATACACATAATCACAtttcaactaataaaaaaatagattggaatataaactcaattttttttacattaaaattataaaacgacACTTGTTTTGaagcaaaatatttattttacaacgacatttaaacaatatatttcatagaaaaataaatttacaatttatttgattaaaaaataaaaaatatcaataaaaagcattaaaaattcatataatatatgatatatttctTTGTTCATCAAATTTAAATATGACATTATATTTTGGGTATTATTAACCCGAACCTAAGTAATGAGGTGTTGTGAATTATTCTTTGGTATAAATACAGTTTTAAAGTtacccaaaaaataaaataaaagatattatcaAGAAAAACCAATAACAAAAATTCAGCGTGTAATGAAGAAAAAACAAGTCTTTCTTTTCTTTAGACTGGGAGTTGAGAGTCTCCCCCATCAAGCACCTTATCTTTCTCAGATGATTTGGTGTCATCATCAgccttctcttcttccggagAGATGAACTCAAGCTGTCTTGACTTGAAAACAGCTGTTCTTTTGGATCTTATCCGGTATGGAGGAGACAAGTTGTAAGCGTTTGATCCATCATTGCTCTCCTTCTCTTCAATATCAGGGCTCTCTGAGATCTCATTCACCTTctgatcaacaacaacaacagcctCTTTAGCAGCTTCTTCATCTGTTTTCGTGGCCTTGTTGTCACTatcagaaacaacaacaacagtcCTGCGTCGTCTTTTCCTGAATATGGAAGGCGTGTTTGGGAAAGTTCTAGCAGCTTCCCTCAGGTAAGATTCAGGACTCGTTGGACGCAAACCGTTAAAGTACTCTTTTCTACTAGGCGGCGGTGGAGTGAAGAAGATAACAGGTGATGCGCTTGGACTGCAGCCGCATTCATACCCGTACATACGCTGCTTATCCGCTTCTGACGCCATGGAATACTCTGTTTGATGGTTCTTGTAGTAAAGATGGTAACCATTCTCCGGCGATGGCTCTGGGTTAGGTAACTGATCACTGGTCAGTGGTGAGGCAGCTACTACTTCTTCGAGAGGAGCAGAAGAGTTTAGCTGGTGTCTTCCGTCTTCATCTGGTTTGTTTATCTGTATAGCAGAATCCCTTCTCTGATAAAACAATGGACGTTTAGTAGCACTATCAAGAACACCGTTCTTTGCTGCTGAAGGTGGTAAGGCGCCATTAGCTTGGTagaactctgacttcttcttcaATGAACTGTTCCAGTGATTCTTTATCGAATTATCGGTTCTGCATCAAGTAAACCCTTTTCATTAAACCAAGAAGCTAAGCATAACTCCAGTGAAACATGCACCCAAGAAAGAGTATTTACCTGCCGGGTAAGACCTTAGCGATTTCAGCCCATCTGTTTCCGTGGACTCGATGAGCATTCATGAGAGCTAACTCTTCCTCAGGGGTCCAAGCCTCCTTGTTGATACCAGGGTTCAAATGGTTGTGCCACCTGCATAACATATCCAAAACCACATTGAAGCttctaaaaaaactataaagagAAAAAAGTGCTTTCTGCTCTCATATGTGTTACCTTTCTCGACATTGCTTCCCAATTCGACCTTCTAAAGACTTTGCGATAGTAGACCATTTCGCAGGACCGTATTTTTTAACAAGTTCAACGATCTTCTCATCCtcctgcaaacaaaaaaaacctttAAAGCTCTCATACAAACAATGAAAAGCCAACaaaaaagcaaaagaaacaAGGAATAGAATGGAACCTCTTGCATCCAAGGTCCTTTAATAAGGTCAGGATTCAAAACTTTCTGCCATCGGTGCAGGCATTGAACTTCGGTTCTATCAGGGAAAAACTCAGCtgaacaaaaaccaaaataaacacTAACTCAAACAACAAGAACAGTTGATAAAACTCATAGTCACTGTAAACAATTTAGAAGCGTATACACAATTGCATACAAGACTCCAACCACAAAGCTGTGACATCAATTAGAATCTAAAAGGGGAAAGGGAAGTGATAACGTTTACCTATTTTCTTCCAGCTCTTGGCATTATAGGTACAAACTGCTCGTCTCAATGTCTCATCCTGCAGACAAGTAAAGACAAACATCTAAAACTTCCGAACTAAGTACACAACAAAGCAATTCACTAACTAACCTCTTCAGTAGTCCAACCGCCCTTGGCTCGCCTTATAGGTCCACTCGTCCTCCTAAATATCAAATTCTCacatcatatgaacttaaatttGTAAACTTTATTCAATAAAGAGGAATAAGAAGGAAAATTAAAGGAACCTATGAGTAGGAGAGACAGTGGGAGGACTTGCAACAGCAGGAGGAGACTTGAGGAAACtactaccaccaccaccaccactgccTTCAGATACAGAGGAGCAAGAAGCAGCTGTTGATTGCTTATTCTCTACACactcatcctcctcctcctcctccatcttcttcacttCTTCACCTCTTTCTCCCTGTAAAGATCCATATCTCAATTCCGTTAAGAGAACACCCAGATCTCAAAAAATCTAGGGTTTATAACAATTCTAATCACATGAATCTGTATCGATTCCCAGACCTAAAATAACTCAATTGATCACAAGAATCAGATTCGAGACCAAACCTCatctggaggaggaggaggagaagaggaagacgaTGGATTGAAATTGAAGCTCATCGAGATTAGATTGATGGACCAATTCGGCAGGAGCAGAAGAAGGAGAACAAGAACGTTAAAAGACGAAACTTTATTCGAAAAAAACTTTGCCCGttgaacgagagagagagagagaaagaaagaggagAGACTTTGGATCGACACCGAGACGAATTAAAAAaagggtttttttttctttttcaattagCTCTTTCTCTACCGTTACTCGTCTCTTCTTTTTACCATAACTAGTAGTAAGTAACCTATTCTCTCTCACTTGGGCCGGTTTATTCCCGAATAATAGttcaaccaaaccaaaccggcTTTTTCTTTTACAAGAGGTCAGTACAGTTACTTTTGCTACgcattgttctcaactggttGGTGAAGATAGTTTCTGAATTTGAAGAATGGTTTGCATTTGCAAGTTATCTAGAAGACATCAAGGTCCTACAAAGCAGTTTCCACAGCTCAGAGTTCATCCATATACCAAGGACGCATAATCAGTGCCGTCCCAATATATTTTGTGGCTTAAAGCATAATTATAAATAGTGGCCTATgctatttaatgatatttttatcaacatattatatacaatattttagttttaagaaaaacatatttttgtttagTCCTGCATAAAAAGTTTAGATGAATAGTAGACTATTAATTGATACTGTACCtataatgtttagtgtttttaacaaataat
This region of Brassica napus cultivar Da-Ae chromosome C5, Da-Ae, whole genome shotgun sequence genomic DNA includes:
- the LOC106452736 gene encoding protein AE7-like 2 is translated as MNSRLVNENPIVYPKKQGRVRTDQSNTDEYSSTNHIRDIKDPEHSELTLEDLRVITKESVEVDDAKSYVRVTLTPTLPHCHVPHLIGLCIYSKLLKSLPTRFKVDVRVAPGSHATEAAVNKQLGDKERIAAALESPYFVDLFN
- the LOC111206562 gene encoding transcription factor MYB3R-3, with the protein product MSFNFNPSSSSSPPPPPDEGERGEEVKKMEEEEEDECVENKQSTAASCSSVSEGSGGGGGSSFLKSPPAVASPPTVSPTHRRTSGPIRRAKGGWTTEEDETLRRAVCTYNAKSWKKIAEFFPDRTEVQCLHRWQKVLNPDLIKGPWMQEEDEKIVELVKKYGPAKWSTIAKSLEGRIGKQCRERWHNHLNPGINKEAWTPEEELALMNAHRVHGNRWAEIAKVLPGRTDNSIKNHWNSSLKKKSEFYQANGALPPSAAKNGVLDSATKRPLFYQRRDSAIQINKPDEDGRHQLNSSAPLEEVVAASPLTSDQLPNPEPSPENGYHLYYKNHQTEYSMASEADKQRMYGYECGCSPSASPVIFFTPPPPSRKEYFNGLRPTSPESYLREAARTFPNTPSIFRKRRRRTVVVVSDSDNKATKTDEEAAKEAVVVVDQKVNEISESPDIEEKESNDGSNAYNLSPPYRIRSKRTAVFKSRQLEFISPEEEKADDDTKSSEKDKVLDGGDSQLPV
- the LOC106454271 gene encoding pre-mRNA-splicing factor CWC22 homolog, whose protein sequence is MEGEGVYVPAFRRKEKTIDAERESWDELKRRINALVNKVSVHNLRHVVLELFEEDLIRGRGLLCRSCMKSQIASPSFTDVIAALIAVVNSKLPSIGDLLLKRLVLQIRRAYERSDKPLLLAVVKFLAHLVNQRVACEIIALEVIHMLLRKPTEDTLEVAVVFVRECGALLLDLSPRRFDVIFDVFRRVVQEGDLEFRSRCLIESLVALRRSNFEGYPAVRDELDLVDSDEKVMHVISLYDESDPETSLDVYKADPEFHHNEKKYELLKRNILGEQEDDDDDDERTLIQDHTETDLVSLRRTIYQTIMSTLNFEEAGHKLLQIRLEPGQEMELCVMILECCAEEKTYRPFYGHLAQRFCLRSKTYRECFEDLFVRQYATVHRLETNKPKNVAIFFAHVLATDALPWRVLANVSLTEEDTTSSSRIFLKILFQELCEQMGMRALNEKLQDPTMEETFESIFPKDHPKNMRFSINFFTSIGLGDITEKLRQLLIN